The Polaribacter sp. KT25b genome contains the following window.
AAGATACCTTAGATATTATTGTTTTTGGTAATGATGCTTGGGCTATTAAAATTAAAGATTTACCGTACTTACAAGTTGGCCCTTATCACACAAATACCGTTGCAGGTTTACAGTTGGCAATGGATTTATTACGTAGAAAACGAAATACCAACAAACAAATTTTTATGATTACGGATGGAAAACCAAGTTGTTTGCGTTTACCTGATGGACAATATTATAAAAACAGTAATGGTCTAGACAAATATATTGTAAACAAGTGTTATGCAATGGCACAACAAGCCAGAAAATTACACATTCCTATTACTACTTTTATGATTGCACAAGATCCTTATTTAATGCAATTTGTAAGAGCGTTTACAAAAGCAAATCAAGGAAAAGCATTTTATACAGGCTTAAAAGGTTTGGGAGAAATGATTTTTGAAGATTACGAAACAAATAGAAAAAAAAGAATTAGGTAGCCCATCTGCCCTTCAGGCATCTTCCCAAAGGGAAGAATTGAAGAGGTTTATGGTAAAAAGTAAAATATAATTAATAAAACAAACAGAATATTTCTCTCTACTTTGGAGAGAGTTAGAGAGAGGATTATGAATTTAGAAAATATAAAAACATTAGGAGAATTAAAGAAATCTGGATACGAATCTAAATCAATTAAAGATGAGTTAAGAGAAAATCTCATCAGTAAAATGATGAATAAAGAAACTGTTTTTAAAGGTGTTCATGGTTATGAAAACACAGTAATTCCAGAATTAGAAAGAGCAATTTTAAGTAGACACAATATCAATTTATTAGGTTTAAGAGGTCAGGCAAAAACGCGTTTAGCAAGATTGATGGTAAACTTGTTAGATGAATATATTCCAGTGGTTACAGGTTCTGAGATTAACGATGATCCTTTTAATCCAATATCTAGATATGCACTGGAATTGATTAAAGAAAAAGGAGATGAAACTCCGATTTTTTGGTTGCACAGAAGTGAACGATTTGCAGAAAAATTAGCCACTCCAGATGTTACCGTTGCAGATATTATTGGTGATGTAGACCCTATAAAAGCAGCCAATTTAAAGTTGAGTTATGCAGATGATAGGGTTATCCATTTTGGTATGATTCCAAGAGCAAACAGATGTATTTTTGTAATTAATGAATTACCAGATTTACAAGCCAGAATTCAGGTTGCTTTGTTTAATATTTTGCAAGAAGGCGATATTCAAATTAGAGGATTTAAATTGCGCTTACCTTTAGATATGCAATTTGTATTTACAGCAAACCCAGAAGATTATACCAATAGAGGAAGTATTGTTACGCCTTTAAAAGATAGAATTGGTTCGCAAATTTTAACGCATTATCCAGAAGATATAGAAACGGCTAAAACCATTACCCAGCAAGAAGCAAACAAAGTAAATGCTCAAAAAGAATTTATAGAAGTGCCAGAATTAGCAAAAGATTTGTTAGAACAAATTGTTTTTGAAGCTAGAGAAAGCGAATATATAGATGCTAAAAGTGGTGTAAGTGCCCGTTTAAGTATCTCTGCTTTTGAAAATTTATTAAGCACAGCAGAAAGAAGAGCATTAATATCTGGTGATGATAAAACAATGATTCGACTAAATGATTTCGACGGAATTATTCCTGCAATTACAGGAAAAGTAGAATTGGTGTATGAAGGCGAACAAGAAGGCGCACAAGTAGTGGCAGAAACTTTAATTAAGAATGCCATTAAAACATTATTCCCAAGTTATTTTCCCGAGATTAAAAAGTTAGAAAGACAAGATGCAGAATCTCCTTATGATGATATTATTTCTTGGTTCTTTAATGCAGATGAAGATTTTGAATTGTTAGATGAATATTCTGAGGAACAATATAAAACTGAATTAGATAAGGTAAAACCTTTAGATGATTTTGTGAAAAAATATCAACCAAATATTACAAAAGAAGAAAGTTATTTCATAAAAGAATTTGTTTTATGGGCGTTAGTAGAATTTAAAAAATTAAGTAAATATCGTTTTGCAGAAGGCACACAATTTAAAGATCCTTATGGTAATTTTATAAGTGGATTGTAATTAAAAATTAAAACCTCATAGACAAAAAACTATGAGGTTTCTAGTTAACATTAATTCAAAATTAATGGGTAATCTATTTCTGTAGGGTTTAAAAAATATTCTGCACTGTTTTCTTTTAATAATAACAATGTTTTTAAATTTTTAATTTCTTCTATACTAAAAATCAAGATTAAATTTTGATATAATTTAGTTAGAGACTTTTTTTAGTTTTACAAGCATAATAATCTTACTAATAAGCAACATCTATATTCGTAATTTAATTTCTGAATTGTAAAAGTTGGTTTTTATAAAACTGAAAATACATTTTTACTTAATAAAAAAGAAAGTATAGCTAATTTCAATTTGGACGATACTACCTTTTAAATCGATTTAATTTTAATAATAAAGTGTAGAAAAAATAAATACTTTAGATTAAACTATTGTTAAAGAGTGTATTTATTAATATTATGCTCTTCATTAAAACCTGCATTTTTTAGGTTTGATATACGTTGAATTTTATTTCTATAACTTTTAGGAGTTACATTCATTTTTTTCTTAAAAATTCTATTAAAGTTAGATATATTGTTAAAACCACACTCATAACATATTTCTCTTATGGTTTTATTAGTCTCCTGTAGTAGTTTTATAACTTGAGTAATTCGAAAATCAATAACAAATTCTGTAAAATTTTTATTTGCTCTTTTTTTAAAGAAATGACTAAAGGCAGATTCACTCATATTATTAATTTCAGCTATTTTCTTTACACTGAGATTATTGCTTTTATAATTTGCAGTTATATAATCGTAGGTTTTATGAATTTTTTGATTTTTTGAAAGCTCAAGATCAGAACTAAAACCAGCTCCTGCAATATAATTATAACTTTCAGATTTAGCTAGATTATTTAATATAGAAAGAAATTTAATTGTAGCATCAAACCCTTTTAAATTAAATAAATCATGGAGCTGAATAATTAAGTCTTTTTTAGTTTGTTCATAAAAACATAACCCTCTAAATGAGTTTTCTAATAGATTCTTTATGGGTTTTAGGGAGTTTTTGTTTAGAATATTATTTGATAATAAATTTTTATCGAATTGTACTGTAATAACTTTAGCTATCGAGTTTTTATCATCAGTTCTTTCCCATTTATGATATAAATTAGGTCCCAATAGAACTAAATCCGTTTTATGAAAGTCATTTACAGAATCTCCAATTATTCTTCTACCAGAACAATTCATCACTAGGTTTAGTTCAAACTCTGGATGTAAATGTATTGGGTAATCAAAACGTGCATTAATGTGGTTTTGAATAACAAAAATATTAGCATCTCTTAAAGGTGTAATTTCTGAATAAACTTTCATTTTTATATTATTAATTAATTTTAGTTCTATTTTAGGTAATTTAACATTTTTATTGATATAATATTAGAAAATTCATAAAAGTATTATGTTTTAATTCTAAAGTGTACTTTTTAACTTATAACAATAACTAATTTTACCATACCGAAAATTAATGTTAAGTATCGTTAGTAAGTCACTAATATTTGATTGCTATTATTTTCATTAATATACTAAAAACTAAAATAATTGAATTAAACTAAAAAATGAAAAAAAATAAGAAACAAGTAATTACTCGTAGTTGTTTATTGTTATTTTTTGTGCTTCAAACCGTTTTTATGGCCAGTGCACAAGAAGTAAAAAGAGAAGTTTCTGGAAAAGTTATTGATGAAACTGGTATGCCTTTAATTGGGGCTAATATTTTGGTTAAAGAAAGAAACATTGGAACTATAACAGATTTTGATGGTTTTTTTAAGCTAAGTATTACAAAAGATGCTAAGGAACTTCAAATCTCAATGCTTGGGTACAAAACTCAAAATGTATTATTAGTAGACAAATTAGAATTTGAAATTGTTTTAAAAGAAGACATAAACCAATTGTCTGAAATTGTATTAATTGGTTATGGTGGAGCAAAGAAAAAAGAAGATTTAACTGGTGCTGTTGGTACAATTTCAGGTAAAGACTTTAAAGATCAACCTGTAACTAGAGTAGAACATACCTTAAGTGGTAGAACAGCTGGTGTGCAAGTAAAAAGTAATTCTGGAGCTCCAGGAGGTAATTTGTCAATACGTATTCGTGGTTCAAATTCAATAAAAGGTAATAACCAACCATTAGTGGTTGTAGATGGTGTAATTGGTGCTAATTTTCAATTGGTTAATCCAAATGATATTGAGTCTATTCAAATCTTAAAAGACGCATCCTCTACAGCAATTTATGGATCTCGTGGAGCAAATGGTGTGGTGATTATTGCAACTAAATCAGGTAAAAATAAAAAGCCTAGTATCAGTTTTAATACTTTTCATAGTATGTCTTTTCTGCCAAAAAAGATAGATTATCTAAATGCTGCCGAATTTGCAGAATTATATAACTCTTATGATAGAGATTTAAACTTTATTCCAGGTGTTTATGCAGCTCCTTTTTCAGCAGCAGACATTGCTATTTACGAACAAGAAGGAGGTACAGATTGGCAAGATGAATTATTTAGACAAGCATTTTCTAGCAATTATCAAATATCTGTTGCAGGTGGTGCAGACAAAGTTAAATATTATTTGTCTGGAGAGTATTTAAATCAAGAAGGTATTGTTATAAATTCTGATTTTAAAAGATACAATCTTCGCTCAAAAGTAGATGTAGAGTTGAATGATAAAATGGACTTAACTCTAAATATGGGTTGGAGTAAGTTAAAAGGCGTTAATAATGAAGATGTAGGACATCAATTAGGAGCAATTGGTCGTTTACCTCAATGGTCTCCTATAGAACCTATTTGGGATGTTGAAGGTGTGTTATATAATAATACTCCTCAATATGGTGCCGTAAGTGGAAATCCTGTAGGATTACAATATGCAAATATTAGTCATAATGAAACCTCAATATTTCAGCCTAGCGCAAAGTTTTCTTATGAAATTATAGAAGGATTAAAAGCAAATCTTTTTGGTTCATATGAAAATACAAACACAACAGTATATAATTTAGAAAACAATCATATTTTAGACCCTAGTCCAGATGTGGTTTCTAGAGCCTCTATCAATAATATAGGAAGAGAAAGAGGACAAGTAAATTTTATTTTAGATTATTCTAAAGAAATTGGAGAGCATAAACTTCAGGCTACTGGGATTTATGAATCTGGAAGTTATATAGAAAAAGGAAATTTTAATGGAGCAAATGGTCTTAACGATGTAACTTTAGGTTGGAATAATTTGGCTTTAAGTGAATCGCAAACCTCATCTTCATATTATTATGATGAATACTATAATTCTTTAGCACTAAGAGTAAATTATTCTTTTCTTGAGCGTTATTTAGTAACAGCAACAGTAAGAAGAGATGGTGTTTCTAAATTTCAAGGAAATAATAGGTATAGTACTTTTCCATCATTTGCACTAGCATGGAATCTAGGAAAAGAAGAATTTATTCAAAATTTTGATGTATTTAGTAATTTAAAATTACGTGCTAGTTGGGGTGAATCAGGTAGTCATGCTATAGGTTCTTATGCTACGCTCCCTTATTTTATTCAGAATGGAGAAAGTAATTATCATCCAAATGGTTCTGGTACTCAAACTTATGTAGGGTTGGGAGTTGGTGCTCCAGGAAATGAGAATTTAAAATGGGAAACAACAGCTCAATATGATTTAGGTATAGAGATTGGGCTTTTTAATAATAAGTTAAATTTTGAAGCAGACTATTACAATAAAGATACTAACGATTTATTGGTAGATGTAACTTTAGCAGATTATATTGGAGGCGAGAGTATTCTTAAAAATATTGGAACTATCAATAACCAAGGATTTGAGTTTTCGGTAAATTCAAAACCAATTATTAATGATTTCTTTTCTTGGGATGTTTCTGCAAATATATCAGTAAATAGAAATACTGTAGTAGATTTGGGTGGAGATGAGTTGGTATTAGCTTCAACACTTTATGCAGATTCTACCACACCAATAACAGCAATAAAAGTAGATGAGCCTTTAGGATCTTTTTATGGATATAATTTTTTAGGTGTTTGGAAATCTAATGAAGTAACAGAAGCTGCTACTTTTGGTAACAAACCTGGTGATGCTAAATATGAAGATGTTAATGGAGATGGACAAATCGATTCTGAAGATTTAAAAATAATCGGAAATGCACAACCAGATTTCACGTTTGGATTTAGTAATACTTTAAATTTTGGTGATGTTAATTTCAGTTTTATTATCACGGGGCAAAAAGGAGGAAAAATCTTTAACGGAGTTTATCAAAAATCTATTGGATTGTTTGGGCAAAATAGAGCATTTACAAGTCCAGAATGGTATAATAGATGGAGGGTAAATCATGAAGATACCGATGTTCCTGCTTTTAGTTCAACTTCTCAAAACTTTCCTAATAGTAATCGTTGGTTACAAGATGCAAGTTATTTAAGAGTACAAAATATAACGCTTTCCTACGACTTTAAAAAAGAATTTATATCTAAGTTAAACTTATCAGAATTCCAGTTTTACATTAATGCAGAAAATATATTTACTTGGACAAACTACACAGGCTATAGTCCAGATATTTCAAGTGCTGGTCGTTCTACAGGTGGAGGTTCTACTACAGATGTAGATCAAAATATAGATACTGGGGCTTACCCAGTACCAAGAACATTTACAATAGGACTTAAAGCTAAATTTTAATAAAAAAACATAAAGTAATCATGCTAAAAACTATAAAACAATTACTTGTATTTGCAATTCTAGTTGCCTTATTGGGTTGTGCAAATAATTTAGAAGAAGAACCAAGAGGTAAGGTTAACGATCCAGAAAGCATTTATAAACAATATGCAAACTTAGAAGCAACTGTAATGGCAATGTACGCAGGCATTCGTGGAGATGCTAATTGGTCTAGAGGTTTTGCTACTTCTGCTTATATGACCACTATGTTCGGGGCAGATGACTTAACTACTCAAATTGGAGGAAACAAAGGAGAATTTCGTGAGTTCGATTCGTTTAATAAATCAGCAAACAACGGAGCTATGATGAATCTATGGCGTGGTTGTTACAATGCTATCTTAAATGCTAACGAAGTTATTGAATATGGATATTTAACCATTGGAGACCAAGAAGAAATAGATAACTTAATTGGCCAGGCGTATTTTGTTAGAGCTTTTAGCTATTTCTATTTAGTAAGAAGTTGGGGACGTATTCCTCTATACACTTCGGCTAAAACTTTACCTACAGATATTGGCTTGTCTAATGTTGAAGATGTTTATGCAGTAATTATAGACGATTTATTACAAGCCGAAAATTTATTACCAACAATTCAAAGTCTACTAGGGTTACCATCACAAGGAGCTGCTAAAGCATTACTTTCTGAAGTATATTTAACCCAAGCAGGTTGGCCTTTAAATGTGCAAGCTAGTTATAAATTAGCTGCAGATAAAGCCAAGGAAGTAATAGACAATAAAGGTGTATATGGATATGATCTTCTTCCAGACTTTGCTAGTCTTTGGCTTAGAAGTTATGATAATAGTTCAGAATCTATTTTTTCTTTACAATACGATAATTCAGATGGAGCAAATGCCTTTCACATTTCAGGAAAAGCTTCTATGCCAGAAGGTGAAGAAAATGGTTGGGATGATTTTTTTGTAGAATTAAATTTCTTTAATGAGTTTCCTGATGGACCTAGAAAAGATGCCACGTTTAGAACCAGCTTTTTAACATCAGATGGGGTTACAGTGCATTACACAAATAGTGCAACAAAACATCCATATTATGCAAAGTTTAGAGATGGTGCCGTTGATGAAACAAATCCTTCAACAGCTACATTTTTTAATAATGCTGCCTATATGTTAATTAGATATGCAGAAGTCTTATTAATTTATGCAGAAGCTCAATCAAGAGCAGATGGTTCTCCAAGTTCTTCTGCATATGATGCTTTAAATCAAGTAAGAGTTAGGGCTGGTTTAATACCATTGTCTGGACTTGGAACAGATGAGTTTATAGAAGCAGTAATAGACGAAAAAGGTTGGGAGTTAGCAGGAGAAGGACAACGTTGGTATGATTTGATAAGAACAGAAAAAGTAGCAGAAGTAAACAATAAAAGAAGTTCAGAAGAACAAGTTAAAATTATTGGAAGCACAGGTACAGATAATTATTATGCTCCAATTCCAGAATCAGAAATATTATTGAATCCTAATTTAGGTAATTAATAACTTATAAAAAAAATCAAGTGTTAGAAATTAAAAGACATCCACAGAACCCAATTGTAATTCCTGGAGAACAAGAAATTAGAAAAGTAGTTACCTTTAATCCAGGTGCAATTTATGATAATAACAAGTTTTATTTATATGATAGAGCAGCAATAACTTTAAGCCCTTTTAGAACAACTATTGGAATTCTTGAAAGTGATAATGGAGTAGATTTTAAACCTCTACAAGATGAGCCTGTATTTACTTCAGAAAAATTAGGTTTCCCAGAAGGTAGTGTACAAGACCCAAGAGTGGTTAAAATTGATGGTAAATATTATATGAATTATGCTTTTCAACCTTATGGTTTTAATTGTTATCCAACAGGAGAAGGAGTTCCTTTTTATGATGTTTCTAATTATCCTAAATGGAAAGAAGAAGTTTATCCTATGATTACACGTTCTGGAATTGCTGTTTCAGATGATGGAATCAATTTTGAACAATTATGTTACACATCACCAAAGGAAATAGACGATAGAGATCATATTTTATTTCCAGAAAAAATTAAAGATAAATTTGCTTTGTTACGTAGACCTATTGAATTTGTTGGAGATGAATATGGAACAGATAGACCTGGTATTTGGATTTGTTTTTCAGATGATTTATTTGAATGGTCTAAACCAGTTTTAATAGCACGTTCTGAAGAACAATGGGAAGGAAAAAAAATAGGAGCAGCAGCCAATCCTATTAAGACAAGTAAAGGTTGGTTGGTTATGTATCACGGTGTAGATAAGGGGTCTGTATATAAAGTTGGTGCTCTTTTATTAGATTTAGAAGACCCAACAAAAGTAATTGCAAGAACTAAAAATTACATTATGGAGCCAGAAGAATATTATGAAAAAGTTGGTTTAATTATTCCTAATGTTGTTTTTCCAACTAGTTTGGTAGAAAAAGATGGTTTGTTATATATCTACTATGGAGCTTGTGACACAAGTATTTGCTTGGCAACTGTTAAAACAGAAGAACTGGTTAATCATATTTTAGATCCTAATTCTTAATAAAAAATTATAAATGATAAGCAAGATAAAAGGAGAGTTTTTGCATTTTAAAACTATGCCACATGGCATGAGAGTATTGCTCATTACTAACATGATTTATTCTATGGTATTACCAATTATAGAGGTGTTTGTTAGTGCTTATATTATGCGTAGTCAAAACGATCCAAGTTTGGTGTTAAAGTATCAATTAGCTGTGTTTACCGGAATTCCAATTACATTTATAGTTAATGGTTATTTACTTAACCGCATTAGGGTTGCACATTTATATAGTTTAGGAATGTTACTTAGTGGCGTGTCTATGTTTATAATGATGTTTTTAGATAATTTAGACTTAACTGCAATAATAATATCAGGTTTTTTAATGGGGTTGTCTTATGGTTTTTTCTGGTCAAATCGCGACTTTTTAGCCTTAGAAACCACTAATGATGAAAATAGGAATTATTATTATGGCTTAGAAACTTTCTTTTATACCATATCTGCTATTATAATTCCTGCATTAGTAGGAGCATTATTCTTTTATACCAATGAGTTTAATTGGTTTGGAGGAGGAGAAGTGATAAGTTATAGGTTATTAACTGTTTTGGTTTTTGTACTTACTATTACATCAACGGTTATTATTCATCGTGGAAAATTTCAAAACCCAAAACTTAAAAAATTCATCTATTTTAAATTTGATAATTTATGGAATAAATTATTAGTACTTTCTGCTCTTAAGGGGTTGGCACAAGGATATTTGGTAACTGTTCCTGCGATTTTAATTTTAAAATTGGTTGGGAATGAAGAAACTCTTTCTACTGTTTTGAGCTTCAGTGGTATTATTGCAGCTGTTACATTGTATTTGTTAGGTAGGTTTACTAAACCAAATCATCGTATTTACATTTTTGCTATCGCTTATATTATCTTTTTTATCGGCGCTTTTATACATGCTTATCTGTTTTCAGCATTAGGTGTAATCATCTTTATTTTAAGTAAAGTATTATATCAACCATTACATGATATTTCATATTTTCCAATTCAATTAAGAGTAATAGATGTTTTATCAGAAAAAGAAAATAAAAGTGAGTTTTCTTATATCTTAAATCATGAATTTGGTTTATACATAGGTAGAATAGTTGGTATTGGCTTATTTTTAATGTTAGCGGCTTTTGCTTCAGATACCATTGCATTAAGGTATTCACTTATAATTATTGGTATAGTTCAATTGTTATCTATTCCTTTAGCTAAACATATCATAAAAAAAACTAAATAATAAAATAAAATTTTAATCATATGAGTTTAAAAATAATAAATCCAAAAGTTAGACTTGTTCTAATTTTATTAATAGTAACCTTATTTTCTTGTGAAAACGAAGATGGAGAAAGAAGGTATGACCCAGGAGCAAATGATTTACCAAATAGTGGAATTACATTACCATTAAATGAAACTTTTGAGGTAGGTAAACCATCTACAGTAAATCAAAAAGTATACATGCATTATTTACCTTGGTTTAGCGAGGGTGTAGAAGGAAATCACTGGGAAAATGGTACTGTGAACGAGCCTTTAATTGGGTATTATAGCTCACAATCTTGGGCAACACATTTGTATCATATTTTATTGTCTGCTGCTGTAGGTATTGATGGCGCTGTAATAAATGTAAGAACAGATTACGATCAGACCTCTTTTAAGAAATTTGTAGAATCTATAGAACGTATTGATGCCATTTATCCAGAATTTAAATATGATATTGCTGTAAGTTACGACGATCAAGATGCAACACCAGCTTCTGCAATTGCAGAGTTTACAGATTTAAGAGATGATATAATTCCAAATACCAATCATTATTTATATAAAGATGGAGAACCAGTTATTTTTATTTGGAATTACGATGGATATTTAACTTCTCAAGATTATAGAGATGTTGCCAATTTAGTTTTTACAGACAATATACCTCTTTTATTAAAAAATGAATTGGATTTAGGAGCAATTCCTGGTCAATTTGTTATGAATTCCATTTATCCTTGGGTTCAAGGTTGGGCAGATGATGGGTCTGCTTGGGGAGAAGGTTATATGAATTGGTTTTACAACACACAAATCGATTTTAAATTAAATAATAAAGTTGAGTTTGTAACTGGTGCAGTTTGGCCTGGTTTTGATGATAGAAATACATCTTGGGGGCAAGGAAGATGGATAGATCGTAGAAATGGTGGAACTTACGATGATACTTGGGCACTTATAAACGATACACATCCAGGTGAAATTGATTGGGTTATTTTAGAAACATGGAATGATTTTAATGAAGGTTCCGAGCTTGAACCAATAGCTGGCTCTGGCAATTATCAGTATATGGATTTAACAGCAAACCATATTGCCACTTATAAAGGTGTCTCTACTTTAATTGACAGTGAAAAATGGATGTATGGTGCACCAATAAGAATTTATGAGGCTGCTAAATTAATTGAAGATGGAGATAGAGATTACAATGTCTATTATCCTGTTTTAGAGGAGTCTATTAAGCATTATTTAAAAACAAATGGGCAAAAAGCTTATGAGTTGGCAGAAGAGATTATATCTGGTTCTTAATACTAAAAATCTAATGAAAAACTTTATAATAGGTCTTTGTTTTTGTTTGTTTTTGTTTCAATGTGTAGATAGTAACAAATCTAAAATTACAAAAAGTAGCTTGCCAAAAAACAAGACAAAGGTAATTGCGCATTATATGGGATGGTATTCTGATAAAAATTCTCAGAATAAAAAACTCAGGCATTGGGAGCATGGTTATGCAAACACACCAATTATTGGAGCATATAATTCTAAAAGTAAAGCCACTTTAGTATACCATAGTTTATTAGCATGGTCATCTGGTTTAGATGCCATTGCAATTAATGTAAAAGATAAATATGATTATGAAACTATGGAAGAATTATTTAACACTATAGATGAGTTGCAATCTATTTCTAAAGGAAAATTTAATCTTAAATACTTAATTAGTTACGATGATCAAGGATTTGATTTGCAAGAACCTTTAGATACAACTTTTGTGAAAGTGAAAGATTTTAAAGAACATATCATAAAACGTAAAAACTATCTTTTTCATAAAAATAATCCTTTATTTTTCTCTTTTGATTATCCTAAGAAGTTCTTAACAGCAAAGAGTTTTAGAACAGTTATAGATTCTGTATTTAAAGAAAACAAACCTTATTTAATCTGGAACACCTTTGGTGAAGGAGAAGAAGTACAAACTTATGTAAATGCTTTTTATCCTTGGGTACAACCAGGAGGAGAATGGGATACAGAAGGTTTAAATTGGGGAAAAGGGTATTTAAATTATTTCTATGATCAGGTAAATAAGTTTGAAACCAAATACAGTTTTGTAGTTGGAGGTGTATGGGCAGGTTTTGATGATAGAAAAAATACTTCTTGGGGAGGAAACAGGTTAATTAGTAGACAAAATGGAAAAGTCTATGATGATACTTGGAACTTTATACATAATTACAAAGGAAAATTACCTATGGATTATGTAGTATTAGAAACATGGAATGATTGGAATGAAGGTACTGAGATTGAACCTAGCCTGGAGTATGGTTATCAATATTTAACAAAGACAGTAAAACATATTAACAAATTAAAGGGAACAAGTATTAAAGAGAATTCATTAAAATTTGAGCTGGCAAAAGAAATTCATGATGCCATTCAAAAAAATAATGATACAATTTCAGAAATACTCAAAGAATCCATTGAATTATTTTGTAAAAAAAGCT
Protein-coding sequences here:
- a CDS encoding MFS transporter gives rise to the protein MISKIKGEFLHFKTMPHGMRVLLITNMIYSMVLPIIEVFVSAYIMRSQNDPSLVLKYQLAVFTGIPITFIVNGYLLNRIRVAHLYSLGMLLSGVSMFIMMFLDNLDLTAIIISGFLMGLSYGFFWSNRDFLALETTNDENRNYYYGLETFFYTISAIIIPALVGALFFYTNEFNWFGGGEVISYRLLTVLVFVLTITSTVIIHRGKFQNPKLKKFIYFKFDNLWNKLLVLSALKGLAQGYLVTVPAILILKLVGNEETLSTVLSFSGIIAAVTLYLLGRFTKPNHRIYIFAIAYIIFFIGAFIHAYLFSALGVIIFILSKVLYQPLHDISYFPIQLRVIDVLSEKENKSEFSYILNHEFGLYIGRIVGIGLFLMLAAFASDTIALRYSLIIIGIVQLLSIPLAKHIIKKTK
- a CDS encoding glycoside hydrolase family 99-like domain-containing protein — protein: MKNFIIGLCFCLFLFQCVDSNKSKITKSSLPKNKTKVIAHYMGWYSDKNSQNKKLRHWEHGYANTPIIGAYNSKSKATLVYHSLLAWSSGLDAIAINVKDKYDYETMEELFNTIDELQSISKGKFNLKYLISYDDQGFDLQEPLDTTFVKVKDFKEHIIKRKNYLFHKNNPLFFSFDYPKKFLTAKSFRTVIDSVFKENKPYLIWNTFGEGEEVQTYVNAFYPWVQPGGEWDTEGLNWGKGYLNYFYDQVNKFETKYSFVVGGVWAGFDDRKNTSWGGNRLISRQNGKVYDDTWNFIHNYKGKLPMDYVVLETWNDWNEGTEIEPSLEYGYQYLTKTVKHINKLKGTSIKENSLKFELAKEIHDAIQKNNDTISEILKESIELFCKKSYKQVQEKLK